From a region of the Prosthecobacter debontii genome:
- a CDS encoding hybrid sensor histidine kinase/response regulator gives MQNLYDYKRYAILYVDDEEMALKYFEKTFGGEFRIITATNANDGLKLIESRGDEIGVLLTDQRMPGQKGVQLLERARQIRPKIVRMMITAFADFGVTVDAVNLGNVFRYVSKPLQVEDMRNTLRRAMEFFLLQRERDDLLREKLSVLQNMVITDRVISLGVLASGLCQHLRNPLEAVQTFLNLTPSKLREEAVDMDRLQNPSFWQDFHSQVLRQAGRISELIGQLDGASLTDSAKAESQVNPKEALLSVVSSLMPALEAKGMRLDLDVGDDLPEISSDGRRFERMFQLLLQDEVDVLPAGSRIAVSARAQRFADKPVSIQFVVQDNGPGLPQSSLRSVFDPFAMHAETGPDFGLNLMAVYFLVFHHGGHIQAENTADQGARFTIDLPLLAESPAPTATSSRDFVTKVLMNDLLWERLLAGD, from the coding sequence ATGCAAAACCTCTACGACTATAAACGCTACGCGATCCTTTACGTGGATGATGAAGAAATGGCGCTCAAATACTTTGAGAAGACTTTCGGCGGAGAGTTTCGCATCATCACTGCGACCAATGCCAACGACGGATTAAAGCTGATTGAATCCCGTGGGGATGAAATCGGTGTGTTGCTCACTGACCAGCGCATGCCGGGTCAGAAAGGCGTTCAGCTCTTGGAGCGGGCACGCCAGATCCGCCCTAAGATCGTCCGAATGATGATCACGGCCTTTGCTGACTTCGGGGTCACGGTGGATGCGGTCAACCTGGGAAACGTCTTCCGCTATGTCTCCAAGCCTCTTCAGGTCGAAGACATGCGCAATACCCTGCGCCGAGCGATGGAGTTCTTCTTGCTCCAGCGTGAGCGGGATGACCTCCTGCGTGAAAAGCTGAGCGTGCTGCAGAATATGGTGATTACAGATCGTGTGATCAGTCTCGGCGTGCTTGCCAGTGGCCTATGCCAGCACCTGCGCAATCCGTTGGAAGCGGTTCAGACCTTTCTCAATCTCACCCCGAGCAAGCTGCGTGAGGAAGCGGTGGACATGGATCGTCTTCAGAATCCTTCGTTCTGGCAAGATTTCCACTCGCAGGTTCTGCGTCAAGCCGGCCGGATTTCCGAACTCATCGGTCAATTGGATGGTGCGAGTTTAACGGACTCCGCCAAGGCCGAATCTCAAGTCAATCCGAAGGAAGCCCTGCTGTCCGTCGTGTCATCCCTGATGCCTGCCTTGGAAGCCAAAGGCATGAGGCTAGATTTGGATGTTGGAGATGATTTGCCTGAAATCTCTTCCGATGGCCGTCGCTTCGAGCGCATGTTTCAGCTTCTCCTCCAAGATGAAGTCGATGTTCTCCCTGCAGGTTCTCGCATTGCAGTGTCTGCTCGCGCCCAGCGCTTCGCTGATAAGCCGGTGTCCATTCAGTTCGTGGTTCAAGACAACGGTCCAGGCTTGCCTCAAAGTTCACTCCGCTCCGTGTTCGATCCGTTTGCTATGCATGCGGAAACCGGGCCTGACTTTGGTCTGAATCTCATGGCGGTTTACTTCCTCGTCTTCCACCATGGTGGGCACATTCAGGCAGAAAATACAGCCGATCAGGGCGCTCGGTTCACCATCGATCTGCCACTGCTGGCGGAGAGCCCTGCTCCCACTGCGACGAGCAGCCGTGACTTCGTCACCAAGGTGCTGATGAACGATCTGCTCTGGGAGCGCCTCTTGGCTGGGGATTGA